One segment of Streptomyces sp. XD-27 DNA contains the following:
- the pheS gene encoding phenylalanine--tRNA ligase subunit alpha, which translates to MSAPNKSYDPVEVEALKPEEIARVRDEALAAVAAAGDLDALREVKAAHAGDRSPLALANREIGALPPHAKADAGKRVGQARGQVNQAIKARQEELEAERDTRVLVEEAVDVTLPYDRTPAGARHPITTLAERIEDVFVAMGYEVAEGPEVEAEWFNFDALNFPPDHPAREMQDTFFVQGNDKTAADSGSAAGDSGVVLRTHTSPVQIRSMIDREPPIYVICPGRTFRTDELDATHTPVFTQVELLAIDEGLTMADLKGTLDHMVRALFGEGMRTRLRPNFFPFTEPSAEMDMVCFACRGESVGNPDRPCRTCGSEGWIELGGCGMVNPRVLTACGVDPEKYSGFAFGFGVERMLMFRHNVEDMRDMVEGDVRFTRPFGMEI; encoded by the coding sequence ATGTCGGCACCCAATAAGTCGTACGACCCGGTCGAGGTCGAGGCACTGAAACCGGAAGAGATCGCCCGCGTGCGTGACGAGGCGCTCGCCGCCGTCGCCGCCGCCGGGGACCTCGACGCCCTGCGCGAGGTCAAGGCCGCCCACGCCGGTGACCGCTCGCCGCTCGCGCTGGCCAACCGAGAGATCGGCGCGCTCCCGCCGCACGCCAAGGCGGACGCGGGCAAGCGCGTGGGTCAGGCACGCGGCCAGGTCAACCAGGCCATCAAGGCCCGCCAGGAGGAGCTGGAGGCCGAGCGCGACACCCGCGTGCTGGTCGAGGAGGCGGTGGACGTCACGCTGCCGTACGACCGCACCCCGGCCGGCGCCCGGCACCCGATCACCACGCTCGCCGAGCGGATCGAGGACGTCTTCGTGGCCATGGGCTACGAGGTCGCCGAGGGCCCCGAGGTCGAGGCGGAGTGGTTCAACTTCGACGCCCTGAACTTCCCGCCGGACCACCCGGCCCGCGAGATGCAGGACACCTTCTTCGTCCAGGGCAACGACAAGACTGCTGCTGACAGCGGCTCCGCCGCGGGTGACTCCGGCGTCGTGCTGCGCACCCACACCTCGCCCGTCCAGATCCGGTCGATGATCGACCGCGAGCCGCCCATCTACGTGATCTGCCCGGGCCGGACGTTCCGCACCGACGAGCTGGACGCCACCCACACCCCGGTCTTCACCCAGGTCGAGCTGCTCGCCATCGACGAGGGCCTGACCATGGCCGACCTCAAGGGCACCCTGGACCACATGGTCCGGGCGCTGTTCGGCGAGGGCATGCGCACCCGGCTGCGGCCCAACTTCTTCCCGTTCACCGAGCCGTCCGCCGAGATGGACATGGTGTGCTTCGCCTGCCGCGGCGAGTCCGTGGGCAACCCGGACCGCCCCTGCCGCACGTGCGGCAGCGAGGGCTGGATCGAGCTGGGCGGCTGCGGCATGGTCAACCCGCGGGTGCTCACCGCCTGCGGCGTCGACCCGGAGAAGTACAGCGGGTTCGCCTTCGGCTTCGGCGTCGAGCGGATGCTGATGTTCCGGCACAACGTTGAAGACATGCGAGACATGGTCGAGGGCGACGTGCGCTTCACTCGGCCCTTCGGGATGGAGATCTGA